The following are encoded in a window of Flavobacterium psychrotrophum genomic DNA:
- a CDS encoding S46 family peptidase yields MKLLRLLVLFLTVPAVAQQGGMWIPSLLSGLNEKEMKSLGMKMKAEDIYSVNHSSLKDAVPQFDGGCTAEVISPQGLLLTNHHCGYDNIQSHSTLEHDYLTNGFWAMSQAEELPNPGVVVTFIVSIDDVTTKVLEGTQSLSEEARQKKIQENITSLTKSLPKESWQENSIRTFYEGNQYIRFITETFKDIRLVGAPPSSIGKFGSDTDNWVWPRHTGDFSMFRIYAGKDNRPAEYSKDNVPYKPKHFLPVNIGGVKENDFTMVFGYPGRTTEYLPAVAVEQIVNVLDPAKIEIRDAALKVEDGFMRKDPQIKIQYASKYAGIANYWKKWIGEVQGLKKSNAVAIKRNYEAQFTQWVSKAGKQAEYGNLLPDFEVQYKAIEPYALGRDYFVEVALRNTELLTIGYRLYQLEQVYNAKGAQSFTDRKNNTIASLEATYKDYSKAVDEKVFEQLIALYINKVPKQFLPDALLNANAAQLTADVYGKSGLVSYEGVKQLLAGEPAAVIQKLNADKGYQLIKAMTAAYMEKVAPKYEEINLKITALQRTYMKAILELSPKDARIFPDANSTLRITYGKVKGYEPRDAVYYEPVTYLDGVIEKYVPNDYEFDVPQKLIELYNKKDYGQYGENGKMPVCFIGTNHTTGGNSGSPAIDAKGNLIGLNFDRVWEGTMSDIHYDPNICRNIMVDMRYVLFIVDKFAGAGHLVKEMKLVK; encoded by the coding sequence ATGAAACTACTACGTTTACTGGTACTGTTCCTTACAGTGCCTGCCGTAGCCCAGCAGGGAGGTATGTGGATACCCTCGCTACTGAGCGGCCTTAACGAAAAAGAAATGAAAAGCCTGGGCATGAAAATGAAAGCCGAGGATATCTACTCTGTAAACCATTCCAGCCTTAAAGATGCCGTGCCGCAGTTTGACGGTGGCTGTACCGCTGAGGTTATTTCGCCGCAGGGCTTGTTGCTTACTAACCACCACTGTGGGTACGATAACATACAAAGCCACAGCACGCTGGAGCACGACTACCTTACTAACGGTTTCTGGGCCATGAGCCAGGCCGAAGAACTGCCTAACCCCGGTGTAGTGGTAACCTTTATTGTAAGCATAGACGACGTAACTACAAAAGTACTTGAGGGTACTCAAAGCCTTAGCGAAGAAGCACGCCAGAAAAAAATACAGGAAAACATTACAAGCCTGACAAAATCATTGCCTAAGGAAAGCTGGCAGGAAAACAGCATCCGTACATTTTATGAGGGTAACCAATACATAAGGTTTATAACCGAGACGTTTAAAGATATCCGACTGGTGGGTGCACCGCCATCAAGCATTGGTAAATTTGGTAGTGATACTGACAACTGGGTGTGGCCGCGCCATACAGGCGATTTTAGTATGTTCCGCATCTATGCGGGTAAAGACAACCGCCCGGCAGAATACAGTAAAGACAATGTGCCGTACAAGCCTAAACACTTTTTGCCGGTAAACATTGGCGGTGTTAAAGAAAATGATTTTACAATGGTATTTGGCTATCCAGGCCGTACTACAGAATATTTGCCTGCCGTTGCCGTAGAGCAAATCGTAAACGTGCTTGACCCTGCCAAGATCGAAATTCGCGATGCTGCCCTTAAGGTAGAAGATGGCTTTATGCGAAAAGACCCGCAGATAAAAATTCAGTACGCTTCTAAATATGCGGGTATTGCCAACTATTGGAAAAAATGGATAGGCGAGGTGCAGGGGCTTAAAAAGAGTAATGCCGTTGCCATAAAAAGAAATTATGAAGCCCAGTTTACGCAATGGGTTAGCAAAGCGGGTAAGCAAGCCGAATACGGTAACCTGCTTCCTGATTTTGAGGTGCAGTACAAAGCCATAGAGCCATATGCCCTGGGTCGCGACTATTTTGTAGAGGTTGCACTGCGCAATACTGAGTTGCTTACCATTGGCTACCGCCTGTACCAACTAGAGCAGGTGTATAATGCTAAAGGCGCACAGAGTTTTACCGACCGTAAGAATAACACCATAGCTTCGCTTGAAGCTACGTATAAAGATTATAGTAAAGCAGTAGATGAAAAAGTGTTTGAGCAGCTGATAGCGTTATACATTAATAAGGTGCCTAAACAATTTTTACCCGATGCGTTACTTAATGCAAATGCTGCACAGCTTACCGCTGACGTGTATGGTAAGAGTGGCCTGGTAAGCTACGAAGGCGTAAAACAACTGCTTGCGGGCGAACCTGCGGCTGTGATACAAAAGTTGAATGCTGATAAGGGCTACCAACTTATAAAAGCCATGACTGCTGCGTATATGGAAAAAGTAGCGCCTAAGTATGAAGAGATTAATCTTAAGATAACGGCCCTGCAACGCACTTATATGAAAGCCATTTTAGAGCTTAGCCCTAAAGATGCCCGTATATTCCCGGATGCTAACAGCACGCTGAGGATTACTTATGGTAAGGTTAAGGGCTATGAGCCGCGCGATGCGGTGTACTATGAGCCGGTAACGTACCTTGATGGCGTTATCGAAAAGTATGTGCCTAACGACTACGAATTTGATGTGCCGCAAAAGCTTATCGAGCTTTATAATAAAAAGGATTACGGACAGTATGGCGAGAACGGCAAAATGCCGGTATGCTTTATAGGTACAAATCATACTACCGGCGGTAACAGCGGCAGCCCGGCTATAGATGCTAAGGGCAACCTGATAGGGCTTAATTTTGACCGCGTGTGGGAAGGTACCATGAGCGATATACATTATGACCCTAATATTTGCCGTAACATAATGGTAGATATGCGCTATGTGTTGTTTATTGTTGATAAATTTGCCGGCGCCGGACATCTTGTAAAAGAGATGAAACTTGTAAAGTAA
- a CDS encoding helix-turn-helix domain-containing protein, with translation MKTVSLPHPNTLLAIEPLDYDNPYDFHTAHRHDYFEIILITHQGGYQFIDFSKYELKAAEVYVVYPGQIHLLERSGAQGMVIQFKKEVFDFIFPIKHYQLYIENPAILLSAGQFSHIYSLADNIRGLMQIENLSHLSIYKAYSYLQILLISLIEQDLGKNIAVENNFASHFISLLGQNIYTKRKVIEYAELLGCSTDRLTVFCKNSFGKTPLKLIHEELLLEIRRLMLLNQLSLKEIAFRLNFDSPANFSAFIKSATNKTPAELQAELIKNYK, from the coding sequence TTGAAAACAGTTTCTTTACCCCACCCTAATACGTTATTAGCTATAGAGCCACTGGATTATGATAATCCTTATGATTTTCATACGGCGCACCGGCATGATTATTTTGAGATTATTTTAATTACACACCAGGGTGGCTACCAGTTTATTGACTTTTCTAAATATGAACTAAAAGCCGCTGAAGTATATGTGGTTTATCCGGGGCAAATTCATTTACTGGAGCGCAGCGGTGCGCAGGGTATGGTTATCCAGTTTAAAAAAGAGGTGTTCGATTTTATATTTCCTATAAAGCATTATCAACTGTACATTGAAAATCCGGCAATACTTTTATCGGCTGGTCAGTTTTCACATATTTATAGCCTGGCAGATAATATTCGTGGTTTAATGCAGATAGAAAACCTTTCGCACTTGTCTATCTACAAAGCCTATAGTTATCTTCAGATATTGCTCATTTCTTTAATCGAGCAGGATTTAGGAAAAAATATAGCCGTCGAAAATAATTTTGCAAGCCACTTTATCTCGCTGTTAGGCCAGAATATTTACACTAAAAGAAAGGTTATTGAGTATGCGGAGCTGTTGGGTTGCAGTACAGACAGGCTTACGGTGTTTTGCAAAAACAGTTTTGGCAAAACGCCTCTAAAGCTTATACACGAAGAGTTGTTGCTCGAGATAAGGAGACTAATGCTACTAAACCAACTCTCGCTTAAAGAAATTGCCTTTCGGCTTAATTTTGACAGTCCGGCAAATTTTAGTGCGTTTATAAAATCTGCTACAAATAAAACACCTGCTGAACTACAGGCAGAACTCATTAAGAATTACAAATAA
- a CDS encoding T9SS type A sorting domain-containing protein, whose translation MKRKLLTLLLMTVAWAGNAQLQNLDFELWDTPISEDQMLNLPSGWWWSSGLASQVGGYFMYPPVTDAQNNSYALKLSVWYTYVKDVAIQSAPIHSRPASLSGYYKYTDNVLTNGMDFIDDVAQVSIYLTKWNDVVSKNDTIGQGVVDLDASQSYKRFYVPIQYYSDETPDTVKVILDPSKVKRTVDFEYFAPGLGISSYFTVDNLELRESSLSNPVNKGDDISIYPNPVQDMLNIAGFTGTVSVFDTMGKKAISDQNVLSGKTLPVAHLSKGIYYVQLQDETKTSWQKIVKQ comes from the coding sequence ATGAAAAGAAAATTACTCACTCTCCTGCTGATGACCGTTGCATGGGCAGGAAACGCACAATTACAAAACCTTGATTTTGAATTATGGGATACACCTATTTCTGAAGATCAAATGCTAAACCTACCTTCTGGCTGGTGGTGGAGCAGTGGCCTGGCATCGCAGGTTGGAGGGTACTTTATGTACCCACCTGTTACCGATGCTCAAAATAATTCTTATGCGCTTAAGCTTAGTGTATGGTATACTTATGTTAAAGATGTTGCGATACAATCTGCGCCAATACATTCACGCCCGGCTTCACTGTCCGGCTATTATAAATATACAGATAATGTGCTTACAAACGGTATGGATTTTATAGATGATGTGGCGCAGGTAAGTATATATCTTACAAAATGGAATGACGTTGTGAGCAAGAATGATACTATAGGGCAGGGTGTGGTGGATTTGGATGCCAGCCAAAGCTACAAGCGCTTTTATGTGCCAATACAGTACTATAGTGATGAAACTCCGGATACAGTCAAGGTGATACTAGATCCTTCTAAGGTAAAAAGAACAGTCGATTTTGAATATTTTGCGCCGGGACTTGGTATCTCATCTTACTTTACTGTAGATAATTTGGAGCTAAGAGAATCCTCTTTAAGTAATCCTGTAAATAAAGGTGATGATATAAGTATTTATCCTAATCCGGTTCAGGATATGCTCAATATCGCTGGCTTTACAGGTACGGTTTCTGTTTTTGACACTATGGGTAAAAAAGCAATTTCTGATCAAAATGTACTATCGGGTAAAACATTGCCTGTGGCGCATCTGTCTAAAGGTATCTATTATGTACAACTTCAGGATGAAACTAAAACAAGTTGGCAAAAAATTGTTAAGCAGTAG
- a CDS encoding KTSC domain-containing protein, with protein MKKIVEYRKLLDVTKTATLKELKTIYRNSMKDHHPDTIADEAERLAAEERSTSVIEAYHFLVSIAPETLEKTKAEYIATTTTQQIREFYFDNQVLYINFADGHNYEYFGVPKATYIKMVNAESPARFARRNIHGTFLYRSAAKIVAGEE; from the coding sequence ATGAAAAAGATTGTTGAGTACAGAAAACTACTCGACGTTACCAAGACAGCAACTCTAAAAGAGCTTAAAACTATTTACAGGAACAGTATGAAGGACCACCACCCTGACACTATTGCTGACGAGGCTGAAAGGCTTGCTGCCGAAGAAAGAAGTACATCTGTTATAGAAGCATACCACTTTTTAGTAAGCATAGCACCTGAAACTCTTGAAAAAACAAAAGCTGAATATATTGCTACTACAACTACGCAGCAAATTCGCGAATTTTATTTTGACAACCAGGTATTGTATATCAACTTTGCTGACGGACACAATTATGAATATTTTGGCGTACCAAAAGCTACTTACATTAAAATGGTAAATGCAGAATCTCCGGCGCGTTTTGCCCGCAGAAACATACACGGTACATTTTTATACCGCAGTGCTGCTAAAATAGTAGCAGGCGAAGAATAA
- a CDS encoding type III pantothenate kinase: MLLAVDIGNTKIKLAVFEGAALLQRFSFGKEEAVAGVENIFLTCPQITHSILSVVGKEDDELFLLLKKQTAVIAVSHALTFPFINKYATPATLGIDRMVLAAGAVLQYPAQNRLVIDAGTCITYDFTDAADNYLGGAISPGLQLRYNAMHTFTAKLPLLYPEMPQNYIGNSTAQSMHVGATYGLLHEIEGFINTYVQDYQQLTVILTGGDAEFLAKRLKNTIFANSNFLLESLNHLFLYTINHK, from the coding sequence ATGCTTTTAGCCGTAGACATAGGCAATACAAAAATCAAATTAGCTGTTTTTGAGGGTGCTGCCCTGTTACAGCGTTTTTCTTTTGGCAAGGAAGAGGCTGTTGCCGGGGTTGAAAATATTTTTTTAACCTGCCCTCAAATTACTCACAGCATCCTTTCTGTAGTAGGAAAAGAAGACGATGAGCTGTTTTTGCTGTTAAAAAAACAGACTGCAGTTATTGCTGTTAGCCATGCTTTGACATTTCCGTTTATTAATAAGTACGCCACACCTGCTACATTGGGCATCGACAGGATGGTACTTGCTGCCGGGGCAGTACTGCAATATCCTGCACAAAACAGGCTGGTAATAGATGCAGGTACGTGCATAACTTACGATTTTACAGATGCAGCAGATAACTATTTAGGTGGGGCTATTTCTCCCGGCCTGCAATTAAGATATAATGCCATGCACACTTTTACGGCAAAACTTCCGTTGTTATATCCGGAAATGCCACAAAATTACATAGGTAATTCCACGGCACAGAGTATGCACGTGGGTGCCACTTATGGGTTGCTGCATGAAATTGAGGGCTTTATAAATACTTATGTTCAAGATTATCAGCAGCTAACAGTTATATTGACAGGAGGAGATGCCGAATTTTTGGCTAAACGATTAAAAAACACCATATTTGCCAATTCAAATTTCCTGCTGGAAAGCCTGAACCATTTATTTTTATATACAATAAACCACAAATGA
- the lptC gene encoding LPS export ABC transporter periplasmic protein LptC translates to MRILAKIFFFMVVALPVLFSCESNFHDVKRINSVAFNPVGESEDINLKYTDSGKVKAGMTSPLMLDFTQLDYGFNEFPKGVKITLYDTNGNKTYIEANYGIRYEGTDVMDLKGNVRISTDDGKLLTTEQLYYDQKNEWFYTEQYFNYRDSQGNNLEGPGLDCSKDFKVFNVQRSKGAANQLKT, encoded by the coding sequence ATGCGCATACTGGCTAAAATATTTTTTTTTATGGTAGTGGCGTTGCCGGTACTTTTTTCATGCGAAAGTAATTTTCATGATGTGAAGCGTATAAACAGTGTTGCGTTTAACCCTGTAGGCGAGTCTGAAGATATAAATCTTAAATATACAGATTCCGGTAAGGTAAAGGCGGGCATGACCAGTCCGCTGATGCTTGATTTTACGCAGCTTGATTATGGCTTTAATGAATTTCCTAAAGGTGTAAAGATCACGCTTTATGATACTAACGGAAATAAAACCTATATTGAGGCTAATTACGGTATACGTTATGAAGGCACTGATGTAATGGACCTGAAAGGTAATGTAAGGATTTCTACCGATGATGGTAAATTGCTTACTACAGAGCAGTTGTATTACGACCAAAAGAACGAATGGTTTTATACAGAGCAGTATTTTAACTACCGCGATAGCCAGGGCAATAACCTGGAAGGGCCGGGGCTGGACTGTAGTAAAGATTTTAAAGTGTTTAATGTGCAGCGTAGTAAAGGTGCTGCTAATCAATTAAAAACATAG
- a CDS encoding hemolysin family protein, whose product MEALVIISCLLLSAFFSGMEIAYVSANKVYLSVEQKQDTLLSKILSRLTQNPTQFITAMLVGNSIALVLYGYNMAHAVIRWVGADIFAMNIFWQMLIQVTVATFIILVTAEFVPKVFFQAYANRLIKVLAIPAYVFFRLFYPVSRGLLAIANFILVTVFRTQADKGKGYFTRAELGSYVNEQFSVASAQEEVDAEIAIFKNALEFTGRQAKDIMTPRAELIALDMHSSVENLRQLFIQTGYSKVIAYHQNIDAIKGYVHSFALFKSPESITDVMVRPVFAREGVFIKELLNQLTRARKSMAVIQDAEGKTLGVITVEDIIEELFGEIEDEHDTEEDV is encoded by the coding sequence ATGGAGGCATTAGTTATTATAAGTTGCCTCTTGCTTTCTGCCTTTTTCTCGGGCATGGAAATAGCTTATGTTTCTGCAAATAAAGTATATCTTAGTGTAGAGCAGAAACAGGATACGCTACTTTCTAAAATACTTTCCCGCCTTACACAAAATCCTACGCAGTTTATTACGGCAATGCTTGTGGGTAACAGTATAGCGCTAGTGCTTTATGGCTATAATATGGCTCATGCGGTCATCCGTTGGGTTGGTGCTGATATATTTGCGATGAATATTTTTTGGCAAATGCTCATCCAGGTTACCGTGGCAACATTTATTATTCTTGTTACTGCTGAGTTTGTGCCTAAAGTTTTTTTTCAGGCCTACGCTAACCGTCTTATCAAGGTGCTGGCAATTCCTGCCTATGTTTTTTTTAGGCTATTTTATCCTGTGAGCCGTGGGCTGCTTGCCATCGCAAATTTTATACTGGTAACTGTTTTCAGGACACAGGCTGATAAGGGTAAAGGTTATTTTACACGTGCTGAGTTGGGCTCGTATGTAAACGAACAGTTCTCTGTTGCAAGCGCACAGGAGGAAGTAGATGCCGAGATAGCGATATTTAAAAATGCACTAGAGTTTACCGGGAGGCAGGCTAAAGACATCATGACTCCCCGGGCAGAACTTATAGCCCTTGATATGCATAGTAGTGTAGAAAATCTCAGGCAGCTTTTTATACAAACCGGTTACAGTAAGGTAATTGCATATCATCAAAATATAGATGCCATAAAAGGCTATGTGCATTCTTTTGCATTGTTTAAAAGCCCTGAAAGTATTACTGATGTAATGGTACGGCCTGTATTTGCCCGCGAAGGTGTTTTTATAAAAGAGCTGCTTAACCAGCTTACCCGTGCACGCAAAAGCATGGCAGTAATACAGGATGCGGAGGGCAAAACCTTAGGGGTTATTACTGTAGAAGATATTATTGAAGAGCTTTTTGGTGAGATAGAAGACGAGCACGATACTGAGGAGGATGTTTAA
- a CDS encoding SurA N-terminal domain-containing protein: MAVLSKIRERSILLIGIIGFCLLAFIIGDVVRSGGFGVDKNVGSVNGTDIPYVEFNQKVASMQQRQQGATAGQAAGYVWSQEVDRVLFEERYEKAGLVVGKDHVLDVYAQMLGNNPQFMNAAGKFDKAKFNEFLVNLKTTNPQQWQAIESERPQIEASAKRQLYGTMLKAAYFTTDFEAKQKYAEESNKVNFDYVLVPYATVNDEDPKVKVTDEELVEYMKKNAKKYKSEASRDLEYVFLDNKPSAADEAEVKKTFEAYLAPQVKLNANGGTDTIPSFASLSPDKVEEFVNLNSEMKYDTTFVTKAQLPVEHAQQIQNLGVGQVYGPYLQNGAYMLTRMMAKRPGASTKVVHVLVAYKGAMRATATRTEEEAKALADQFLGQVNANPDAINMLARTNNDDPGAMQNGGVYDVTPDGGWAKEFKDFALASPKGKTGVVKTEFGFHVMRILDKEDGVRIATIAQKINASDATADANFQKATKLEMDARDTKKPFADLAKAAGLTVTPANSLGAADENLPGVGAEREIVRWAFNGDTNVGDVKKFDTPQGSVVASLKNINEKGVLPLEQAKISVLPILRNEKKAKIIREKMQGSTLEAVAQKAGASITPALSVTFASPMITGVGPEFKVVGAAFGLGANKTSKLIDGQAGVYMIRTKNIEVAPALASPAAITARLNGQGRGGVDNRISIALKDKATIEDNRATFY; the protein is encoded by the coding sequence ATGGCGGTTTTATCTAAAATTAGAGAACGTTCGATATTACTGATAGGTATTATAGGTTTCTGCCTACTTGCTTTTATCATAGGCGACGTAGTACGTAGTGGCGGTTTTGGCGTTGACAAAAACGTAGGAAGCGTTAACGGTACTGATATACCTTATGTAGAATTTAACCAGAAAGTTGCAAGCATGCAGCAGCGCCAACAAGGTGCTACAGCAGGCCAGGCAGCAGGTTATGTATGGAGCCAGGAAGTAGACAGGGTTCTGTTTGAAGAAAGGTATGAAAAAGCAGGCCTTGTGGTAGGTAAAGACCATGTACTTGACGTTTATGCGCAAATGCTGGGCAATAACCCTCAGTTTATGAATGCCGCCGGTAAATTTGATAAAGCTAAGTTTAACGAGTTTCTTGTTAACCTAAAAACTACAAATCCGCAACAATGGCAGGCTATCGAAAGCGAAAGGCCACAAATAGAAGCTTCTGCTAAAAGGCAGCTGTATGGTACTATGCTTAAGGCAGCATACTTTACAACTGATTTTGAAGCAAAACAAAAATATGCTGAAGAAAGCAACAAAGTAAACTTTGATTATGTTCTTGTACCATATGCTACGGTAAATGATGAAGATCCTAAAGTAAAAGTTACTGATGAAGAGCTTGTAGAGTACATGAAGAAAAATGCTAAAAAATACAAATCAGAAGCATCACGCGATCTTGAGTATGTGTTTTTAGACAACAAGCCTTCTGCTGCTGACGAAGCTGAAGTTAAAAAGACATTTGAAGCTTACCTTGCGCCTCAGGTAAAACTGAACGCTAACGGTGGTACAGATACAATACCAAGTTTTGCAAGCCTTTCTCCTGATAAAGTAGAAGAATTTGTAAACCTTAACTCAGAAATGAAGTATGATACTACATTTGTAACTAAGGCACAACTTCCGGTAGAGCATGCACAGCAAATCCAGAATCTTGGTGTAGGCCAGGTATATGGTCCTTACCTACAAAATGGTGCTTACATGCTTACAAGGATGATGGCTAAAAGGCCGGGTGCAAGTACTAAAGTTGTACACGTTCTTGTAGCTTATAAAGGTGCTATGAGAGCTACAGCTACCAGGACTGAAGAAGAAGCTAAAGCACTTGCTGACCAGTTCCTTGGTCAGGTTAATGCTAACCCTGATGCTATAAACATGCTGGCGCGTACAAATAACGACGACCCGGGTGCTATGCAAAACGGTGGTGTTTATGATGTAACTCCAGATGGTGGATGGGCAAAAGAATTTAAGGATTTTGCTCTTGCAAGCCCTAAAGGTAAAACAGGCGTTGTAAAAACAGAGTTTGGTTTCCACGTAATGAGGATACTTGATAAAGAAGATGGTGTACGTATTGCTACTATCGCTCAAAAAATAAACGCAAGCGACGCTACTGCTGATGCTAACTTCCAGAAAGCTACTAAGCTTGAAATGGATGCAAGAGATACTAAAAAGCCTTTTGCTGACCTTGCTAAAGCTGCAGGCCTTACTGTAACTCCTGCTAACAGCCTTGGCGCTGCAGATGAAAACCTTCCGGGTGTAGGTGCAGAAAGAGAAATTGTACGTTGGGCATTTAACGGCGATACTAACGTGGGCGATGTTAAGAAATTTGATACTCCACAAGGTAGCGTAGTTGCTTCGCTTAAAAACATAAACGAAAAAGGTGTATTGCCTTTAGAGCAGGCAAAAATTAGTGTATTGCCTATACTTCGCAATGAGAAGAAAGCTAAAATAATCAGAGAGAAAATGCAGGGTAGCACGCTTGAAGCGGTAGCTCAAAAAGCAGGTGCTTCTATAACTCCTGCACTTAGCGTTACTTTTGCAAGCCCGATGATTACAGGTGTAGGCCCTGAGTTTAAAGTAGTAGGTGCTGCTTTTGGCCTTGGTGCTAACAAAACATCTAAGCTTATCGATGGCCAGGCGGGTGTATACATGATCCGTACTAAAAACATCGAAGTAGCTCCGGCACTTGCAAGTCCGGCTGCTATTACTGCAAGGCTAAACGGCCAGGGCAGGGGTGGTGTAGATAACAGGATATCTATAGCACTTAAAGACAAAGCAACAATTGAAGATAACAGGGCTACTTTCTATTAG
- a CDS encoding SRPBCC family protein, which translates to MALENTGMVVPVAKDVYTIENVVAILGGAYLLYDALKKDKKSIGELAAGGIMLYRGVKGLLNALDKNKQESRGVGSPAKHRESNVNIHARLIVKKPVAEVYNFWRHLGNLPLFMEHLDSVTVLGDSLSEWKVKVPGLPASLSWTAEIVAEEPNRFIGWHSINGSSLRNAGKVEFKDAGELGTLMHVVFSYHAPLGAAGEEVARLLNPVFEKIVRNDILGFKRYMETGTSEKLQQEHVAIFT; encoded by the coding sequence ATGGCACTTGAAAATACAGGAATGGTAGTACCCGTTGCTAAAGATGTGTATACTATAGAAAACGTAGTTGCTATACTAGGTGGGGCATATCTTTTATACGACGCGCTTAAAAAAGACAAAAAAAGCATTGGCGAACTGGCTGCGGGTGGTATTATGCTGTACCGTGGTGTTAAAGGGCTTCTTAATGCGCTCGATAAAAATAAGCAGGAAAGCAGAGGTGTAGGCAGCCCTGCGAAACACAGGGAGTCTAACGTAAATATACATGCCCGCCTTATTGTAAAGAAGCCGGTTGCAGAAGTGTATAACTTTTGGCGCCATTTAGGCAACCTGCCCCTGTTTATGGAACACCTGGACAGCGTAACGGTGCTGGGGGATTCGCTTAGCGAATGGAAGGTAAAAGTGCCGGGGCTTCCTGCATCATTAAGCTGGACTGCCGAGATTGTTGCTGAGGAGCCAAACCGCTTTATTGGATGGCATTCTATTAATGGTAGCAGTTTGCGCAATGCCGGCAAGGTAGAGTTTAAAGATGCCGGAGAGCTTGGTACACTTATGCATGTGGTGTTTTCTTATCATGCTCCGCTGGGTGCTGCCGGAGAGGAAGTAGCGCGATTGCTGAACCCTGTATTTGAAAAAATTGTGCGCAATGATATATTGGGCTTTAAGCGTTATATGGAAACAGGTACGTCTGAAAAATTGCAGCAGGAACATGTAGCTATTTTTACCTAA
- a CDS encoding CinA family protein, whose product MASESITLASRRLAEKGLKLALAESASAGWLASEFSLTPTSGDVLLGGIVCYDACTKEELFDIPQEIIDSYTAESAEVTRLLAERLPKFFKCDIAIAVTGLTSPGGSETEDKPVGTMFIHITLPENRYCAHREVFEGEAENIITQAIERTGELLINLLNNMTDDVITERSANGGGTLPNTNVPPAQQYET is encoded by the coding sequence ATGGCCTCAGAAAGTATTACCCTCGCAAGCAGGCGCCTGGCAGAAAAAGGACTAAAACTGGCACTTGCAGAAAGCGCCTCTGCCGGATGGCTGGCTTCGGAGTTTTCATTAACCCCTACTTCGGGCGATGTATTACTAGGAGGTATAGTTTGCTATGATGCCTGTACGAAGGAAGAGCTTTTTGATATACCACAGGAAATAATAGATAGTTACACTGCTGAATCTGCAGAAGTAACCCGGCTGCTTGCCGAACGGTTGCCAAAATTCTTTAAATGTGATATTGCTATTGCTGTAACAGGACTAACCTCGCCAGGCGGAAGCGAAACGGAAGACAAGCCCGTTGGCACCATGTTTATTCACATAACACTGCCCGAAAATCGTTATTGCGCACACCGGGAAGTATTTGAAGGCGAAGCAGAAAATATTATTACACAGGCTATAGAACGTACCGGCGAGTTACTAATAAACTTACTGAACAACATGACTGATGATGTTATTACAGAAAGGAGTGCCAACGGTGGCGGTACATTACCAAATACTAATGTTCCACCCGCGCAGCAATATGAGACATAA